TTAAGAATGTCTAACATGGATGCTCATTATGCATTTCCAGGATGACACCCTAAGACTGAGACTAGAACACCTTCAAATCCAGCTTCTAGTTTCCAGAACTCTCAATATCTACAAAATGCTCCATATCAGAAAATCTTGAGAGAGCAAGATGCTAGAGAGTGTGCCCTACATCGATTGCCAATTCTCCCAATACTCTTTCCATCCAAACACCTGTTCTTGGTACTGATTCTTTTATCTGGAACATTGGTCCATGCCATATTTCAGGTAATGGCGATCATTTCTTTGAAGGAAAACAAGGTGATGATCACCTTCGAAATCTAAAGAAGTCTTTTCCAGTTAACTCTGATAGCCAGGAATTCTTCGGTACGGAGAACCATGGAACATGTATATATAAGCATGACCCTATCATTCACGTCTTACAAAACAATGTACATTATGCTGAGGATTCACTAGATCATACATTGAAGGTTGAAATGGGAATTTACGTTCCTGATGCTAGTCCCCAATTTTGTCTGGACCTTAAAACAATTGAAACTGCCACAACTACTGAGAGTTCCTCTGAAAGTTTTGATCAGATCAACTTGGCAGCAGTAGACTCACCTTGCTGGAAAGGAGCTCCAATTAGTGGCGTTTCTCCTTTTCAAGCTTTTGAAATTAGTACTCCGAGTGATGTGAAGACGGTGGAAGTCAACAACGATGTGAAACTCTCCTTCTCTCAAGTACCTCCTTCTGCTGGGGATTCTATGGAAATTTCCGTTCATGAACCAAATGAAAGAACCATAGGGAGCATTCTGGAAAAAGGTGCAACATCTTCTGCAAAGATGCCTTCAATTGCTGATTCCTCCTTGCTTGCAACGCAGAAAACTAGAGATTATATGAAAGCAGGAGAATTTTATTCAGAAATGGGATGCTTTCATCCAACTACTGGTTGCATTCATGAACCAGTAGAAGATGGTGGTGACTTCTATTCTTCTTCCACGCCACAAAGTAAATATAAGAATAATCTACTGTCTGGAAAAAACATTACACCTACAAGTTACACGAAAAAGCACGAAGATGCAGGATTAAATAGCGACGACTCCCCTGCAAATGGTTTGAATCATTTGTCGTGTGATGTTGCAAAACACGTCCAGAATTTGCCTTTTAATCTTGTAAAGGTATTTCTTGGAGAATCGAACTCCAAAATTGATATCCGGATTCTGGTTGATACATTGCACAGTCTATCAGAATTGCTTCTTGTATGTCATTCAAATGGTTTGGCTCCATTACACTAAAAAGACCTCAAGCCCCTTGAGACTCTGATGAATAACATTGATGTTTGTTTAAAAAACGTCGGATCACAAGGTTCTTTCTCGCCTGAGCAAAGGACTTCACAAAATCTTGAGCAACTTCATTCGGTATGTTGTGTCCACTGTCTACTTTCTTGTCCTTAAAGTTCAGAAAGTGATAATTTGAAAACCCGCTAATGAAAATTCAAGTAGCAGTTATAATCTTATCCATTCACTCTCTTTGCTACACTGGTCAACAAAAATATGATTTGAGTTTAAACCCACGATGTTGATGACATACTATCATTCTACACGCTTTCACATGCACATCGATAAAGATTTTCTCTAGagcggattttttttttctgttgatACATTGCAGAATGCtcataaaattatatatatgtactGACCAAACTTTTGTTGGAAGGGTGTACGGAAAAGATGTACCACAAAAGAGGACGTCCAAAATTAACTAAGAAATGGACTCTAATCCAAAAGTTCATATTTAACGACGTTCCAAAAGTTTTATAATCTTTTGCCTGATATATCTTTGAAGGATACTTTAGGGGATTTTATATATGTCGCTGTATTCTTTAATGTTTTCAATGAAAGTTGGGTTTCTTACCCACCTTTGAAgaattattcatatttttattgtaCAATGACTAACCAAATCAAATGTTTTCTttaatctttaatttttttttttaaaaaagactTTCATTGATAAAATGTAAAGTGTCTAATACTCAACTTACAATGAAACATGAAGAACAATATTGAAAACTTGAACTAGAAGAATACTAAGAATGACAAACCAAATAGATAGACAAAGTTGAACTATACAAAAAAGATAAAAGCAGTCTAATTCAAATAGTTCTCTTGCACTGGAAAACAAGAAAACAGCTTGGAAAGAGAGCAGGTGGATGCATTAAGTCCTGCAACTTCATAACAAATGAGCCACGTAGgagattttttttgttaaagaCCCTTTGACTCCTTTTGAACCATATTTCAGCAAGCAAAGCTTTGACCCTGATAGACAAAAGAAAAGTAGAACTGGGCTTCATAACAGGGCCTCCCAATATTTTGAAGACAATCTTCTTAAACGATCCACCGAAACCCCACTGAACATGAAAGGTAGAAAATGATTCTTCCAACGTGCCATAGGGTAACAACAATCTTCCACAAGAATAAACTACCTGCAAGTTTCCCAAGAGAATCTTCAAATAAAGAGAAGTAATCCCTAAGACCAGGCCACGATCATCAATGATAAATTTTAGAAGGCATTTGTGAGGGATCAACCAAGGAAAACTTCTAATCTTGGGTTCTGATTGAAACTTTTTTCCTCTGAGTGATAAATAACCTTGCAATGTCTTCACCAAAATGATCATCTGAGATCCCCACTGTATTTGATTTCAAAGCATTATAATCATAATCATCACTACTACACTTACGGTAGACTCATCATCCAAATTTTCATGATTCCAGGGAACTTCCGAGAGAACTTGGCCAGGAATAGAAAAAGTAACATGGTTCCATAATTCCAAGTTTGACGTCATTAATCCAGACATTTTAGAAGTGAAATGTGTCTTGGCGCAAATTCAAGCGCTGGTTTCAGAAAAGTCTAGATTAGTTTCTTCGAGGTTTCAGCTTTCTCAAGCCTTCTCTAAGTCTTTTTTCTCCTTCCCAAATTCTGACCAGCAATTTATCTAGGGAACTTCTAATATGCTGGCAACCATGTTCAAACCTAGATTTCCTGCATTCAATGACACCAACATAACAGGTCTATATCATTACAAATCACATAAATTCCTATTGATACTAAAGAAAAGAACTGTGGATTCCTAAACCAACCTTCAtgttctaattttattttaataaatttcacTCTTATGAGACACAGGTGAGGTCAAAGGTGACAGAAAAAATGGTAAGAAGATATGACAGTTTGAAATTCAGGATTTTTAGTTACCACATTCagtttttgttatatatataaaaagaagaataagaagtTATCACCTGCAGTTGGATTTCCTTAATTCTCCATTTTACTATCACATTTAGAACTTCATTATATTGATAAATATATCTACGTTTCTAgtttttccctttctttcaCCATTGGCCATTACAACCTAACAACTCGGGTTTACCCTTTACTCTCTTTGTTTTATCTCTTATTTATTCAGAGAGCTAGTTTGTTTGAGTTTATCTATCAGATTTGACAATGCTTGGAAGTTCTTATCTCACTGCATTGTGGCAATGCAAATTATAATTGATGACAAAGATTGAAGGCGAGAATTTGGAGTGTCTATCAAATGATGGAAATGATGTGGATAAAATAAATCAGTACATACTGTCTGTCAAGAAAGACAACAAAGCTGCTGACTCACTTTATCATAGGAACGGGATTGACTCGGTTAAAGAAGATAGCATGACCAAGGTATATGTTAGGGTAGGAAATgacatttttttcatttgtcGAGTGGGAGGCATACTAAGATAAATTTTCTACTGGAAACATATAAAGACAATCAGCTTATATCAGTATCATATTGTAGGCTCTTAAGAAGGCTATGAGTGAGAACTTTCACGATAATGAAGAACATCCCCAAACTCTCTTTTACAAGAATCTATGGCTTGAGGCAGAAGCTGCATTATGTGCCTCCAATTTAAGAGCTCGTTTTAATAGTGCAAGGTCAGGAATGGAGAAACATGAATCACCAAAAGTAAGATGTAAGTTTTGATGTTAAAACTTTTCCCATTTGTATTTACTCTGGCATGTAGAGTCAATGCTGTCTTCttagaaatttttatttatggGATAATTTTTATGCCTTAGAACAAGCCGAAAATTGTGACAAAGCACTTATCTCTGATGCTTCTCCTGGTTCAAACACCATTGGGAAATTGGCATCTAAGACTAAGGTTGGTTCAACCTCATTTGTCTCCTTTCAGACTTCCCCTGCCGTCAGTGTGACTAGTCATGCAGATGATGTGTTTACTAGATTTCATATTCTCAGATGCCCAGAGGATGCAGCAAGGCATAAGGATGTCGGAAATTCAGTATTATCGTCTGATTTTGAGGTTTCGGTTAAACAGGATGTGGCTGAAAAATTAGGACTCGACAAGAAAAAAACTGCAGTCACATGTATCGAAGACATAGATTCTTCATTCCCCACGTCGAAGATGAAGGGACTCTGGGAATGCTCTTCCATCCATTTCGCCCACCGTGACTGGGAGCAGCCATATAGATGATATCATGTCTACATTTCAAATTCTAAAATCTCGAGGTGAGGACACAAGTTCTTTGGATGTGGGAATGGTGCAGAAAAATACAAACTCCCACTGTAGGGAAATCAATGTATTGGCGCATAAAGGTGTGGGTATCTCAGCAATGAATCATGCCATTGCCGATAACAAACATGATGTTGATAATTTAGATGCTTCGGTACTGGCAAGACAAGATGTCCTAAGGAGGCGTGGAAACAACATAAGCTTGATCCCTGCTGGAGAACAAGTACTGGAGGTAGAAGTAGAACACCTGTTTCCTGAAAGCAAGAGAATGCATTGGCCATTTGATGAAAACAAAGTAAATAAGGGAGGTTCAGGTGTTGAAATGGAACATTTCAAGGGATGTGAAGCTGGGAATGGAAATAGAAGTCATATTGAGGGCAAGGGTCCTGCTGATTGTTCTGATGGGTCCTCATCTGCCGACTGGGAACATGTTCTCTGGTGCGAGTGAATGTATACAGACTTGTAGCGAACTTATTATCAATGTTATCATACATTTTGATTTTGTTCAATGAACTGATGATACTGTTTAGCCGAGATCCTCTCCCATCATCAACTACAGTCGATCATAATAGATACCATTTCTTGTAATTACTTGGTGCAATGTACTCTTTACCATTGTGCGTGCTCTGTTGTACGTAAATTTAGAAgtataaaattaaatctaaaattatGATCCACAGATTCAACAAAGACTATGGTTGGAGCTGCAATCCAGATCATTATGGAATGAAAGGTTGAATTCATTAGCATGGAAATGATGAGCTAAAGTATATTACATGCTGAACATTATAAACTCTTTATTGTGTTAGAAAAAAACTCTTATATAATGTATCTACAGTCCTATCTTTATGTAAACATAACATTATCACTTTCCAGTATCCATATATTTATGTCTAAATTATATTCAAAAGAGATTAATGATTCTTTACCACTACCACATCACGTATGGTGTTTTTGTCAACCTTCAATAATTTTCATTTCCAATAAAAGATGGTTGAGTCATCTCTCGAACAACAATTTGCCCATCCTGTCTAATGCTATCTTATCAAAAACTCAACCATTTCACGCTTTATTCTAAAAATGCAAAACGAAAACAAAAGGAGAGCCTCAATGTGATTGGGTTTTCAAGTAATATGTTTGTTTGGTGGAGGGGATATCAAGATGTGCACTTTAGTTCATGATTTTTCTTggatcaaaaaataaaaatgttaaacgCAAGCTTGTCCTGCTACGAATCACAACACATATTGAGGCATGCTCATGTGTTATCGTAGAAAAATTTATAGTAATAATATTATGATACCCACTACTCTCATAACTCATTCATGATTTGAAATGTTATTGTCCATTGGTTTTTTTTCATACCACatcatccttttttttttttttttttataaaaatgttgGTACTCCCTTGAATGCATCCCAAATGTAGTTCACTAGAATGTTTGTCACGGacttttgttctttatttttttttagttactATTTTGTGTAGTAGAAATGTGGAGAGCACAAAAGATAGGTGTATCCACACATAATATTGGTGTATCGTAAGATACATCTGAATATGATGCACCTAATCCTtgttttttattgtttaattgaaaaaatggaagtaaaaagagaaagtacaaaaaaaaaaaaaagtaagaaaagTATAGGGAATTTGACTAACACCTAATATCATTAAGTTTGCAGTTAAAAGTTATAGGGTAGACATCATTTAATTTTGCGATGACATAAACAACATTAAAAGAAGAGTAAATTATATTTCATGTAGTTTCCAAAGAAATATTCTAGTCCCAGACTttgaaaaatagttttaaatagtCATTGAGTTAACTTGACCATTAATCTAAACAAAGAAAACTAGTTATAAATAACTATTGAATAAAATAGAAAGTTGAAGAATAACAAGTAACAATAGTGGTATATAGCGATGAGGAAGAGTATAAATAATGCCAACGGAGGGAAGAGAGTAAATAGCAAAGAGAAAGAATATATATCATGCACCTAGTCTTTGCTCTTTATTGTGTAATTGAGAAATGAAAGTAAGAAAACAAAgtacaaagaaaaataatacgTAAAAAATGTATAGAGAACTTGACTAACACCTGCTACCATTAAGTTTGCAAATAAAAGGTATAGGGTGGGCATCATTTAATTTGGGATGACATAAACAACattaagggtgcgtttgggggaagggttgatttagggaagggttagtgttaagataaaactagtgttaagttaaacctagttttatcataacccttgtttgggggaagggtttaaaaaggtagttttatgataatatgtgtttgggggaagggttaagtgggaagagttaatggggattttatgataaaatgtgtttgggggaagggttaggtggggaggattaatggggattttatgataaggtgtgtttgggggaagggttaggtgggtagtttaatggggattttatgataaaatgtgtttggaggaagggttaggtgggtaggtttttgtggattttgtgataaattttatttgggaaaattgttaaatgggttgggttaattaattttttatgtggtataatattttaaaattaaattataaatatcataagagaagaagatgattattatttgtaattaaaacacaataaaaaacgtatgaaaaaaaaataaatatacataccttttATGACGAAAAATGTTACTCCAAATGAAGATTGAATCGGGAAACCGAAAGAAtaagattaattttaatttagtagcctaagagttttgattccattcaaaataatgaatggaattccatcatggttatagaaaaaaaaataaaggacagAAAGGTATACAAAACATATCACAAAAACCAtacactaaaaagacatggaagagacaacataCATGGTAACGGTAATGAATACAAAAGATAAGTTACAAGCACAGAGAGGGTACAGAAGATACATGGTaacagtaaagaagaagagaacttACAAAATATAAGTTAGAACCACAGAGAGGATACAAAAAAAGGGAGAAGAATGCAGTGAATCAAAAGAGGAAAGGTGGTaatatataggggaaagatggggcaagttgaGAGGACTTGGAGGGAGGTAAACCAAAATATAAAGACCAAAGTACAGCCAACTGCAACATATCTATCAATAAAAGACAGACCCTATCTCTCTGCTAcaactgacataaagcatagcaAAGTCCAAAAAGTCAAAGGCTATATACTGAAACCTATACCAAAACCATACACAACAaaaacatggaagagacaacactggacagaaaggaagaagagacaacactggacagaaaccaagaccaattgaaagtaaatgaacaatgtaacaatacagagaaataaattttgtaaatgaaAGTAAATGAACAATGTAACAATACAGAATAGAAggattgtaataaattttgtaagcaaatgtgaagtcaaaaccatacacttaaaagacatggaagagacaacactggaaggTTAAAGCAATAAAGACATGAcaaaagaatacagagaagaatacaatacagagagataagaatagaagaaatataacaaattttttaatgaaataatatgtaacaaaagaatacagagaagaatacaagaattgtaaaaaaatgtaacaaattttttaaggAAATAATATGTAACAAAAGAACCAATAACACAGAACAAATAGGTGCAAGGAA
This region of Cucumis melo cultivar AY chromosome 7, USDA_Cmelo_AY_1.0, whole genome shotgun sequence genomic DNA includes:
- the LOC103501179 gene encoding uncharacterized protein LOC103501179 isoform X3, encoding MNNIDVCLKNVGSQGSFSPEQRTSQNLEQLHSIEGENLECLSNDGNDVDKINQYILSVKKDNKAADSLYHRNGIDSVKEDSMTKALKKAMSENFHDNEEHPQTLFYKNLWLEAEAALCASNLRARFNSARSGMEKHESPKTSPAVSVTSHADDVFTRFHILRCPEDAARHKDVGNSVLSSDFEVSVKQDVAEKLGLDKKKTAVTCIEDIDSSFPTSKMKGLWECSSIHFAHRDWEQPYR
- the LOC103501179 gene encoding uncharacterized protein LOC103501179 isoform X4, coding for MTKIEGENLECLSNDGNDVDKINQYILSVKKDNKAADSLYHRNGIDSVKEDSMTKALKKAMSENFHDNEEHPQTLFYKNLWLEAEAALCASNLRARFNSARSGMEKHESPKNKPKIVTKHLSLMLLLVQTPLGNWHLRLRFHILRCPEDAARHKDVGNSVLSSDFEVSVKQDVAEKLGLDKKKTAVTCIEDIDSSFPTSKMKGLWECSSIHFAHRDWEQPYR
- the LOC103501179 gene encoding uncharacterized protein LOC103501179 isoform X2 → MNNIDVCLKNVGSQGSFSPEQRTSQNLEQLHSIEGENLECLSNDGNDVDKINQYILSVKKDNKAADSLYHRNGIDSVKEDSMTKALKKAMSENFHDNEEHPQTLFYKNLWLEAEAALCASNLRARFNSARSGMEKHESPKNKPKIVTKHLSLMLLLVQTPLGNWHLRLRCPEDAARHKDVGNSVLSSDFEVSVKQDVAEKLGLDKKKTAVTCIEDIDSSFPTSKMKGLWECSSIHFAHRDWEQPYR
- the LOC103501179 gene encoding uncharacterized protein LOC103501179 isoform X1, which translates into the protein MNNIDVCLKNVGSQGSFSPEQRTSQNLEQLHSIEGENLECLSNDGNDVDKINQYILSVKKDNKAADSLYHRNGIDSVKEDSMTKALKKAMSENFHDNEEHPQTLFYKNLWLEAEAALCASNLRARFNSARSGMEKHESPKNKPKIVTKHLSLMLLLVQTPLGNWHLRLRFHILRCPEDAARHKDVGNSVLSSDFEVSVKQDVAEKLGLDKKKTAVTCIEDIDSSFPTSKMKGLWECSSIHFAHRDWEQPYR